One Littorina saxatilis isolate snail1 linkage group LG12, US_GU_Lsax_2.0, whole genome shotgun sequence genomic region harbors:
- the LOC138982177 gene encoding transmembrane protein 180-like, whose product MEGNVRLHVSLETAYGSIAFFTSVLHNVFLLYHVDMFVSVYKIDKVSFFVGEIVFLFWNCINDPLFGWISDRHYLEGSKEHPHSDVVAKRIAALQKNGPLLALAFLAFWVSWAYPWLQFLVCMCLYDGFLTMVDLHHSALLADLAVSNEERTKLNSRCSLFSILGSTSVFVSYLLWHKEDLTRFRFFCVVVACISLVGFLIVCRVLKSAYASHHIHQHGDHHNEDKTEPLPDVIESNSEEVAMVSSTSALWKYIQQLKSHKNFLWFAAMNIVQVFHCHFNSNFFPLFLENLLGDAISPTLASALLGISFIAPHINNLYFLSLCRRWGVYSVIRILFVVKLLMAVLMLTMGPSSTLLLCVFIASNRVFTEGTCKLLSLVISDLVDEDFVMHRRHQAVSALIFGTSALLSKPGQSFAPLVGSLVLSMQTGHDIFQTGHETGSVKASFRHMSAEQQAGYRLGCFHFLVYVTMACAILQLIFWQRFALRGARLNWVKAARRGAEEHCV is encoded by the exons ATGGAGGGGAACGTGAGACTCCACGTTTCGCTGGAGACAGCTTATGGCTCCATAGCCTTCTTCACATCCGTCCTTCACAATGTCTTCCTTCTTTACCACGTTGACATGTTCGTGTCAGTGTACAAGATCGACAAAGTGTCTTTCTTCGTGGGAGAGATCGTTTTCCTCTTCTGGAACTGTATCAACGACCCACTGTTTGGCTGGATCAGCGACCGCCATTACCTTGAAGGAAGCAAGGAGCATCCCCATTCTGATGTAGTGGCAAAACGCATCGCTGCTCTGCAAAAAAATGGCCCCCTTTTGGCTCTAGCATTCCTGGCATTCTGGGTATCATGGGCCTACCCGTGGCTGCAGTTTCTGGTTTGTATGTGTCTGTACGATGGGTTTCTCACCATGGTGGACCTACATCATTCTGCCTTGCTTGCTGACCTGGCTGTCTCTAATGAGGAGAGGACTAAACTGAACTCAAGATGTTCTCTGTTTTCCATCCTTGGTTCTACGTCTGTGTTCGTGTCTTATTTACTGTGGCACAAGGAAGACTTGACTCGATTCCGTTTCTTTTGTGTGGTTGTGGCCTGTATTTCCTTGGTAGGATTTTTAATAGTTTGCAGAGTTTTGAAGTCAGCGTATGCATCACATCATATACATCAGCATGGCGATCATCACAATGAAGACAAAACAGAACCCCTGCCTGATGTTATAGAAAG CAACAGTGAAGAGGTTGCCATGGTCAGCTCCACAAGTGCACTGTGGAAGTACATACAGCAACTTAAATCTCACAAGAATTTTCTCTGGTTTGCTGCTATGAATATTGTTCAG GTGTTTCACTGCCACTTCAACAGCAACTTCTTCCCCCTGTTTCTGGAAAACCTGCTGGGAGATGCCATCAGTCCAACTCTAGCTTCGGCCCTCCTAG GAATCTCCTTTATAGCTCCACACATCAACAACCTGTACTTCTTGTCGCTATGTCGGCGCTGGGGGGTGTACTCTGTCATCCGCATCCTGTTTGTAGTCAAGTTGCTGATGGCAGTGCTGATGCTGACGATGGGGCCTTCCAGCACACTGCTGCTGTGTGTCTTCATTGCCAG TAACCGGGTGTTCACAGAGGGAACATGCAAGCTGCTGTCGCTGGTAATCAGCGACCTTGTGGACGAGGACTTTGTTATGCATCGTCGCCATCAGGCCGTCTCTGCTCTCATCTTCGGCACGTCTGCCCTGCTGTCCAAGCCAGGACAGAGCTTTGCTCCCCTTGTTGGCTCTCTAGTTCTGTCCATGCAAACTG GTCACGATATATTCCAGACAGGACATGAGACGGGCTCAGTAAAGGCGTCATTTCGGCATATGAGTGCCGAGCAGCAGGCAGGCTACCGGCTGGGCTGCTTTCACTTCCTCGTCTATGTCACCATGGCCTGTGCAATTCTACAGCTTATCTTCTGGCAGCGATTCGCTCTGCGCGGAGCTCGCCTTAATTGGGTCAAGGCAGCAAGACGAGGAGCGGAAGAGCATTGTGTGTAA